The Hordeum vulgare subsp. vulgare chromosome 7H, MorexV3_pseudomolecules_assembly, whole genome shotgun sequence DNA window gttctagataacttgaagttaacttaattaaaacttgccaactgtgtgtgtaaccgtgactgtctctttcgtgagttccttctccgatcgaggacacggtgggattatgtctgacataggtaggtgttcaggatcattcttttgatcatcagtagttcacgtccgatatgcgtagatcctccccctcttatttcttgtacacgtaagtttagccaccaaatatatgcttagccgctgttgcaacctcaccacgtaaccttacctcacccattaagctttgttagtcttgatacctttggaaatgagattgctgagtcccctgtggctcacagattactacaacaccagttgcaggcacaggtaaaggttactcgacgcgagcgcgttgattgtacatttggagttgcttcttcttcttcttcttcttcgatctaggatgggttccaggccggcagcctgggatagcaaggatgaacgttgttcttcttttctcgtttgttttcgtccgtagtcggaccctgctcttactcttgatgattatataatgtactgatgtgactctgatgtagcttgtggcgaatgtaagccaattctatatatatatatatatatatatatatatatatattattttcagtacatgtacttgtaacgatatccattcttgcgacacgacgacatgcgcttctatccctgacgaggccctcgtgccaaattgaggatagggtcgtatcttgggcatgacaatacGGGACCGTTTTGTGAGGTTTTCTCGGCCGCCGCCCACGCCAGCCCGCAAAATATGCAAATATCCTTTTATACGGGCccgttttgcggggtctgctcggTCGTCACTGACGCCAGCCCACAAAATGTGTTATTTCCATTCCAATTTCAAGCATGAAAACACATTtatttgcttctttattttcttcaaaggcattggaTACACCACAATTCACCAAATTTTTGCTAAAACATCaagaccaaagaaaacaagaaccatAATTAGGCATTTTAGAAGatatccaacttccataactCCTCCCACTAGTTGGATCAACATCTTCCCCATGCATTCATTGTTGATTCGGGGATTCTTCATATTGCATTCTTCATTCTTCGACTTTGATTATAAAGAATTAGACATTGCTTCCCCTCTAATTTCTTTTCTAATTACACATGCAGCTGCATCGTTAGCCTCAATTATACTAAGAAGTGCACaaacatctattaagtttctttctatcaataAATTGATGTATTCTTCTTCCCAATACCAAAATGAGCATCCACATTCCTACACACATGAACACCTCAATAAGCTACCAAGATTTAAGCAAATAAATGACAAAGCCGGACAGAAAGAAGGGCATACCCCGTCGttattgcatttgaagaataccCATCCTAGGTGTTGTCGTGTGCTAGATGTGAGCCGCAACACTATCTCTAGGCAGTCGTCGCACTGTATGAGCGGCATCGATAAGCCGGTGAGCCGCTGTGCGACTACCGAGCACCGGCAACGGCCGAAAGAGTCCTTGTCGACAAACCATCACTGGCGACTtgaggatgaaccaatacctgcaTGCGGGTGTTGGCGCTTTGTCGGGGGTTGTGCGAGGTGCTCCCCAACCAATCCATGGCTTTGACAGAGCCGCCCGTGGCCGGAAAAGCCAAATCCGGTGGCCGTGACAAAATAGCCGCCGATCTGCAGCTTTCCGGTCAACCGAGGCACGAGGGCGTGGTGGAGGTCGATCTAGGGCGTGTGGTGTCCCGCTGGCGTGACCCCGACGGCTGGTATGGTCGGAATCGAAGGCGGCGCCCGACGGCGGTTGGTGGGGGAAAACGTGGGCTGAAATGTCCCACCAACGAACCGCTGTAGATATATACAGGGCACCGACGGGGCGGGGGGGAGAACCTGCGTTTTCGCGGGTAGGGGTGggcattttggcggttattttgcgggtcggggCATTATACGGGGTCTCCTAGAGGTGCTCTTAGTGTCTAAGCCACAACATGCAATTCATTCACAAACCTGTAGCCTGTGAGACTCCAGTCTATATCTAGAACAAAAATCATGCAATCACACAAAATTACAAGCAACATCTGAAGCCATACTAGGATATTCATTCACAAACCTATAGAAAAATAAGAAACATAGCTACGAAACTACAACAACTACCCCACATGATCTATCACCGTCGTGAACATCGTAACCCTAATAGGGTTAGGAGAAGCAAACTTTTCAACAGGCAACGTCTCAAGCCACAACACACAATTCATTCACAAACTTGTAGCACTTTAACACTCAAACCTACATCTGGAACAAAAACCACGTAATCACACCAAACTTTCACGCAACATCTGAATCTGTACCACGTAATTCATCCACAAACCTGttgcaaaaatagaaacatcGATATGAAACTACAACAACCACCCCACTTGATCTATCACCACCGTGAACATCGTAACCCCAACCGGGGTAGGAGAAGCAAATTCAACATGCAACATCTAAAGCCACAACAAGCAATTCATTCACAAACCTGTAGCACTCTGATACTCAAATGGACAACCGGAACAAAAACCATGCAATCACACAAAAAATGCAGGCAACATCTAAAGCCATACCATGCAATTCATTCACAAACCTGTTGCAAAAATAGAAATATCGCTatgaaactacaacaacaattcaACCCGCTCTATTGCCGTCATGAACATCGTAACTCCAAAAGGGATACGAGAAGCAAATTAAATAGGCAATGTTTGAAGCCACAACATGCAATTCATTCACAAACCTTTAACACTCTGATGCTCAAATCTATAATTGGAACAAGAATCACGCAATCATACAAAAATGTAGGCAACATCGGAAGCCATACCAGGCAATTCATTCACAAAACCGTTGCAAGAATATCAATATTGCTATAAAACTACAACAACCACCCAACCTGATATTTTGCAGTCGTGAACATCATAACCCAAAAAGGGGTAGGAGAAGAAAATTAAATAGGAAACGTCTGAAGGCACAACATGCAAATCATTCACAAACTTATAGCACTCTTATACTCAAATCTATAACTAGAACAAGAATCACACAATCACAAAAAGAATGCACGCAACATCGGAAGACATACTAGGCAATTCATTCATAAACCTGttgcaaaaatagaaacatcGCTATGAAACTACAATAACCACTCCACCTAATCTATGGCCGCCGTGAACATCGTAACCCCAATAGGGGTAGGTGAAGCAAATTTTTCAAGAGGCAACGTCTGAAGCCACAacaaacaattcattcacaagcccATAGCATTTTGGGAAAGCAGACATGCGGTACGGATAACATACCCATAAGCAACTCAACGTCAACtcctaaaaaaagaaaaagaaaatgactCACCGTTAATGTGTAGTTCCGAAGAAGATAAGGGCATATTCAACGGTAACTCGCAAATTTCCTTATGCAATCCTACGTGGATAGGAGAAATGAGTGTGCGAACACATATGCGGGAGGCCGCTTTTCGACGCTATCTGCATACATTTCAAACACTTCGTGGACCAATCGGACGAAACTCATGTAAACACAGGCGGATTTCATGTAAACATGTCGGATTTCATATAAACATGATGGATTTTATATGAACATGAAGGATTTCATTACATTTACATCAACTAAGCGGTGCTCGTCCAACTCTGGAGGTATAATAATACACCTCATGATCACCGGCACCCGTTCCCCGTGTCCGGCAGTGAGCCCCGAGAACTGAAGTTCCGCCTTCTAAAGTTCTGCCTCGGCACTCTCCAGCTCCGCCTCCGTAACCTCCTTTTCTAGAGCCTCGGAAAGTGAAGTTGTCAGCCTCCACGTCGCAGTCAAGCGGCTAATCGGCCGATGACGTTGAGGCTGCCAAGCTTTCCTTCAACGGGAGGTATGGAGCGGTGGCCTTCTTGGGACCCGAGCGGCTGCGACACTATGCACTACTCTTCCTCGCTGCCGCCGGCGTTCGTGGACGTGCCGACTTCGTGGTCATGGCGGTGGGCAGCTCGCTGGGTCGCAACGGCGATGTCCTCATCGTCGCTCTTGCCGAACACCTCGACTCTCGCCTCTCCTTGTAGGCGGCCTCCAGTTCCGCCTGACGCTAACGGTACTGTCAGAGGTCGACGTCGATCTGGCGGGCGAAGCGGTAGGACTCGAGCAGCGCCGCCTGCTGCACCAAATCTCCTTCCGGCACGATCACCCTGCTGACGGCAAACTGCTCCTCCACCTGCTAGTGCTCCTGAAGAAGGTGGTGGTTGTAGGTAGCGGCTGCGTGCACCTCACGAAAATGCTTCTCCCACACCATGTCCATGTAATGGGCACGGGCCTTGTCGATGGTCATGGTGCAATGCACCCCGCGATGGTGGCATTGAGGAGGAGGGTGGCATCGGGATGTTGTCGTCCTCCGGCTGCCTGCCGAAAACAAGGACAATCATATCCTTCTTCTGGTCCATCGGCAGCTCGTTCCACGGAACTTTGGACCGCGAGAAAGTCATGGTGTGGAGAGGAGAAAGGATCAAATGTGGATGACTACGACAGTGTATATAGCATGGCCGTGGAGGGACGGACCGGTGGCGTCGGAGTAGACGCCTCAATAACTGCATGACATTAATGTGGGTGGCAGACTCGCGCCACTTCTCGGCCAGTGAGAGGTAGCTTCCGCTTTGGGCGGGCATGAATGCAACACTGACGCGCTGAAGCGAGGAAGGATTTTTTTGTGGGCCGGGACAGTCAAACACGGGCTTTGTTGTTGTCCGGGTACCCACAAAGGACCGTCCTTCGGACTGATACAAGCCCGCGTTGGATGAATTTCGTGATCCGCACATATGCGGGGGTTTGCGGCTCGCCGTGAGAtgccctaagagcatctccaactggCGCCCAAAAAATGCTCTGTGCGCTAAAAGATTCTTTTTTTTACGCGGGGCAGCTTCAATAGACGCTCCAAAACAGTGCGCGCGCTAAAAAAATTTGAGCACGCGCTGCGCTATCGCGCGCAACATCCGACTTACGCGCGCAGCAAACTCTGTGCTGCTGCCGATGGGGTCGTTGGATTGGGCTGGGTTGGACACCTCACTAGCCCGTGTTTTAAAAGTGCTACAGTGACGCGCTAAAATTTTTATTGGCCGCGATATTTTCGTTCATGGTACCATGTTGAACGCACTCTGAAGAAACATACATATCATGATCAAGATAAGCTCATCCCTACCTCATCCACAACAAACTGTGCATCTTATACTTCAGAAGGTGCAAAAAATGAGAGAATCAACGTGAATTTGGGCAAAACACAAATGCAACCTTCATGACAGACTAACAGTAAATTTACTATCGGAACATGACCAAGAAAGCTATATCATGATTTTACTATCATAGCTAAGGGTTACATACACATTAAAGAAGGTCGAGCCACAGAATCATTTTGTCGGTATTGGTCCGTTTGATGAGCCGTTCCCAGGCCCTTTTCCATGGAAAGCAGATTGCCTCTCTGGTCTCCCATTCGGATTTGGAGGCAACGGCAAGTTAGGCGCAACACCATTGCTACTTGAGTCACCCTTCAGGTTCAGTTGGGACATGTTGTATAGGTCTTCGACATTTACCGGGGGAACTGAGTGGACGGCAACAGGCCTGACAGGCTCATGTGATACTTGTACTGTACCTGATGATGATGCTTGCATAGAGACTGGCGGCCCATAGAACACTGGAGCATAGCTATAGTATGGAAACGGAAAAACTGCTTGGACATAGTGAGGTGCAGGAATCATCATGGGAGGATAAGCATATGAGGGCATCACTTGTGGCATCACCATCCCTGCTTCTCCAGCAGTTGAGCTTGAACCAACCGATTCATTGCCCTGAGGTTGATGTGTCATTGCTAGAACTGGTGACGGGGCGGATGCATATGTTAGCATAGGCACAGGAGCAGGCGGTGCCATTCCTGGCATTGGTGGCCGGACTGAAACAGATGTTATCACGGGCATAGGAGCGGGTGGTGTCACAGGAGCAGTAACAGGCCGTAGATCATCTACCAACTCTTCTACATCTTGTGAAGATGAACGGGAGAGCGGCATCTCTTGTGACGATGAACGGGAGAGTGACTGGTCACCAGGCTGATTAAAAACCATAGAACAATCATAATCAATTGGTACAATGGGGGACAAGcaataaatattttaaaaattgttATGTTTGAGAAGTCTTATTTACTTCATATAACATGGTGATTCTACGCTAACAGCTATATGAGAACTTACTAAGGCAACAGGAACAACGAGGAAAAGAATAAGCACCACTCTTAAGAATGCATCCCGACATTTTTACCCGAATGCAATCAGCTGGACCTGGTTGCACAACAACACTACATGCAGAGAAATAAAAAGGTAGGGATAGATGCTCACATCCTCAATAACCATATcgaagaggcttgatcttctcttTCTCCTATTAACATTTGTTTGGCGAATGAAATACTTCTGAGCATGGCTAGCAACTTGAGTAGGCGTCCTCGAGACAACATAATTACGGGATATGCCACGCCAATCACCTTTTCCTAATTTATTCAATCCAAGTAGAAAATTTTTGTGCTCCTCTTCTGACCATGACTCACCTGTCACCCAACAAAATAAACGGATCCTTCAATGCAAATTCGACATATTCATCCAAATTTTTAAATCAAGCAAAAAGAAAAATCAGCAATGCCAACAGAATAAAGAACAATCATGAAGTTACATGGAAAGTTATAACAGTACTGTATATCTATCTCACATGACAAGAATGCAAATCATGTATACAAAATACAGAGTGAGTGTAACCTAGTTTATGATATTGGTGGCTGTAATGAATATTATTTCTGGGTTGTGAAAAAATCATTTGGTCAAATAAGTGACAAAACACAAGCTTGAATGGCAGCAGCGAAAGAGAAGCACAAGTACAGATTTGTTTCAAAATCTGTGATCCGGTACCCAAAGGTTGCTGCACTATACCTGAAACTTCCATGACAAACTCACCATACTAAGCTCGACTATACCTATTAAAAAAATAAATTTGGAAAGCAAGTCCGAACAGGCAAACAGTTACACTTGAAGTTGTGAACATGAAGCGTCATAATCAAATATTTACTTCAAAAAATCAATTCCTTGGGTATAAGAAACCCTCCAAAAGAACAGTAAATTCTGATGACAAGAAGCAGTCACAACCACCACTCACCACCAGTAAACCCCTAAATCTGTAAGTAATCGAACAAAATGATGAGCTAAAAACTCAAACATGAGTAGCTCCCAAGCAACTACAGTATTAAGTATAGTTTGCTAATTTTGCACACCACTAGGCATCGTATACCAAACAAAAATCCCAACTGCCACATAACCTACTACGAGATTAAAAGCAGTACTTTTCGCGAAGTTTCAGAAAACTACTTCGATCGGCACTGAAAACTTTCTCACTTACCATCTTAAAAGCCAACAGCAAAACTGCACCTTCACATTAAAACCACATATTTGCACACTACAACAAACAATCATCTTAACTACGTAAGAAGCATCACAGGGCGATCAAGACCACATTTTTTTTACAGAACAGAGACTACGCCTGCATACACATGCAACAAAACAAAtgatctcatcttctcctaggctaaaacaggggagagaaagaaaataaaaatcccACCTCGCTTCCTGTGGGGTTTGTCGTCGTCGCCCTCGGAGCCGTACCCCTCGGCCCTGGCACCGCCGCTGCCCTCGGCGAGCTGCGCGAGGTTGCCCATGCTGACGCTCTTCCTGATTGGCTTGTCGCCGATGCGCACGCCGAAGAGCTTCACGGGGCGCGCTGTGCACGTGCGTGCGTTGTGCCCGTGGTGCCCGCACTGCCCGCATCGCCTCGGCCCGTCCCCAGCACCGCCGCCGGCAGGCGCCGCCGGTGGCA harbors:
- the LOC123411958 gene encoding transcription factor MYBS3-like; this translates as MTRDGVPPAAPAGGGAGDGPRRCGQCGHHGHNARTCTARPVKLFGVRIGDKPIRKSVSMGNLAQLAEGSGGARAEGYGSEGDDDKPHRKRGESWSEEEHKNFLLGLNKLGKGDWRGISRNYVVSRTPTQVASHAQKYFIRQTNVNRRKRRSSLFDMVIEDPGDQSLSRSSSQEMPLSRSSSQDVEELVDDLRPVTAPVTPPAPMPVITSVSVRPPMPGMAPPAPVPMLTYASAPSPVLAMTHQPQGNESVGSSSTAGEAGMVMPQVMPSYAYPPMMIPAPHYVQAVFPFPYYSYAPVFYGPPVSMQASSSGTVQVSHEPVRPVAVHSVPPVNVEDLYNMSQLNLKGDSSSNGVAPNLPLPPNPNGRPERQSAFHGKGPGNGSSNGPIPTK